In one window of Pieris brassicae chromosome 10, ilPieBrab1.1, whole genome shotgun sequence DNA:
- the LOC123715590 gene encoding uncharacterized protein LOC123715590 isoform X2 → MWCRRQAAAAILPLLLTGWLTGESSEALTTFGKSNTQPPKNLAPTPPPARPCSKQAECAGITSSSCVRTHYDPVTRCLCGDNLPPVNGQCEAPTKTLYHVCANSDECNDGLICGAPNITNAAPAHMRVFTPQDKICLCDTENGYKEKEHACNDAVILKISLFAIIFVSCLRKLIL, encoded by the exons ATGTGGTGTAGACGACAAGCGGCGGCCGCCATTTTGCCGTTGTTACTCACTGGGTGGCTCACTGGAGAGTCGTCGGAGGCATTAACAACGTTTGGAAAGAGCAACACTCAGCCACCAAAGAACCTAGCACCAACCCCACCACCAG CTCGACCTTGCTCGAAGCAGGCAGAATGTGCTGGCATCACCAGCTCCTCCTGCGTGAGGACCCACTACGACCCAGTCACCAGATGCTTATGTGGAGACAACCTGCCTCCAGTCAATGGACAGTGCGAGGCACCTACTAAAA cTTTATACCACGTCTGTGCGAACAGCGACGAATGCAACGATGGACTTATCTGTGGAGCCCCGAATATAACGAACGCTGCCCCGGCGCATATGCGGGTTTTCACGCCACAGGACAAAATCTGCCTCTGCGACACTGAAAATGGGTATAAAGAAAAGGAACATGCTTGCAATG ACGCTGTTATACTGAAGATTTCACTGTTTGCTATCATCTTCGTGTCTTGTTtacgaaaattaatattgtaa
- the LOC123715590 gene encoding uncharacterized protein LOC123715590 isoform X1 has protein sequence MRIFFAVKMWCRRQAAAAILPLLLTGWLTGESSEALTTFGKSNTQPPKNLAPTPPPARPCSKQAECAGITSSSCVRTHYDPVTRCLCGDNLPPVNGQCEAPTKTLYHVCANSDECNDGLICGAPNITNAAPAHMRVFTPQDKICLCDTENGYKEKEHACNDAVILKISLFAIIFVSCLRKLIL, from the exons ATGCGTATATTTTTTGCGGTGAAGATGTGGTGTAGACGACAAGCGGCGGCCGCCATTTTGCCGTTGTTACTCACTGGGTGGCTCACTGGAGAGTCGTCGGAGGCATTAACAACGTTTGGAAAGAGCAACACTCAGCCACCAAAGAACCTAGCACCAACCCCACCACCAG CTCGACCTTGCTCGAAGCAGGCAGAATGTGCTGGCATCACCAGCTCCTCCTGCGTGAGGACCCACTACGACCCAGTCACCAGATGCTTATGTGGAGACAACCTGCCTCCAGTCAATGGACAGTGCGAGGCACCTACTAAAA cTTTATACCACGTCTGTGCGAACAGCGACGAATGCAACGATGGACTTATCTGTGGAGCCCCGAATATAACGAACGCTGCCCCGGCGCATATGCGGGTTTTCACGCCACAGGACAAAATCTGCCTCTGCGACACTGAAAATGGGTATAAAGAAAAGGAACATGCTTGCAATG ACGCTGTTATACTGAAGATTTCACTGTTTGCTATCATCTTCGTGTCTTGTTtacgaaaattaatattgtaa